A part of Lacibacter sp. H407 genomic DNA contains:
- the leuS gene encoding leucine--tRNA ligase, with translation MEYKFREIEKKWQQQWINTNAYKVSNVSDKPKFYVLDMFPYPSGAGLHVGHPLGYIASDIYSRFKRLKGFNVLHPMGYDAFGLPAEQYAIEHGVHPAVSTDQNINNFRRQLDNIGFCYDWDREVRTCDPGYYKWTQWIFLQLFNSFYNRTTNKAEKIDVLIASFETEGNASHPIPNSQFPITSFTAEEWKSFAEKTQQDILMQYRLAYCGYGEVNWCEALGTVLANDEVVNGVSERGGHPVVKKKLRQWYLRITEYADRLLEGLERIEFSESMKEMQTNWIGKSSGAEIDFAIKGHEQQLRVYTTRPDTIFGVDFMVIAPELELVDQIKSAEQTTAVDEYIAYVKSRSERERQAEKKISGVFTGAYAVNPFDGREIPIWISEYVLAGYGTGAIMAVPCGDERDFKFAKHFNIPITNIIGKHFNGEDANATKDATLENSGFLNGTGMREAAEIVIGKLEELGIGTRKVNYRMRDAAFSRQRYWGEPFPIQWKEGTAYALSETELPLLLPEVDSYSPGPEGEGPLANIPEWVAKELETNTMPGYAGSSWYFLRYMDPHNDKAFCDRSVSDYWNQVDIYIGGTEHAVGHLLYSRMWTKALYDLGHIGYDEPFKKLVNQGMIQGSSRFVYRINGTNTFVSKGLLKGDEEYDGKKLDKLHVDVNFVDGYELDMETFRKWRNNEHAGAEFILEDGKYICGSEVEKMSKSKFNTVNPDDLVSKYGADTFRMYEMFLGPVEISKPWDTKGIEGVHRFIKKLWRLFYDEVKGQVWNNDKATDAELKVLHKTIKKIEDDTERFSFNTGVSTFMIAVNELSDLKCHKKEILEQLLILLTPYAPHVSEELWSALGNSGSILDAAFPKFEAKYVTESTKDYPVAINGKTRTELTLDLSITQAEVEQIVLNNEVVLKWLDGKQPKKIIYVKNKMINVVI, from the coding sequence ATGGAATATAAGTTCAGAGAAATTGAGAAGAAATGGCAACAGCAATGGATCAATACAAATGCCTACAAGGTTTCGAATGTAAGTGACAAGCCAAAGTTTTATGTGTTAGACATGTTTCCGTATCCGAGTGGTGCAGGATTGCACGTGGGTCATCCGCTCGGTTATATTGCCAGCGATATTTATTCCCGTTTCAAACGCCTGAAAGGATTTAATGTATTGCACCCGATGGGCTACGATGCATTTGGTTTGCCGGCTGAGCAATATGCCATTGAACATGGGGTACACCCCGCCGTTAGTACCGATCAGAATATTAATAATTTCCGCCGACAGTTAGATAATATTGGTTTCTGTTACGATTGGGACCGTGAGGTACGCACTTGTGATCCCGGTTATTACAAATGGACACAGTGGATCTTCTTACAACTCTTTAATAGTTTTTACAACCGTACAACAAACAAAGCTGAAAAGATCGATGTGCTGATCGCTTCGTTTGAAACAGAAGGTAATGCCAGCCACCCAATTCCTAATTCCCAATTCCCGATTACTTCGTTTACTGCAGAAGAGTGGAAGTCATTTGCTGAAAAAACGCAGCAGGACATCCTCATGCAATATCGCCTTGCCTATTGCGGTTATGGCGAAGTAAACTGGTGCGAAGCATTGGGTACTGTGTTAGCGAACGATGAAGTAGTGAATGGTGTAAGTGAACGTGGCGGACATCCGGTAGTGAAAAAGAAATTACGTCAGTGGTATTTGCGTATAACTGAATATGCTGATCGTTTACTCGAAGGGTTAGAGCGCATTGAATTCAGCGAAAGCATGAAAGAAATGCAAACCAACTGGATCGGAAAATCAAGCGGTGCTGAAATTGATTTTGCAATAAAAGGTCACGAACAACAACTCAGAGTTTATACAACGAGACCCGATACCATCTTCGGTGTTGACTTTATGGTGATTGCTCCAGAGTTGGAATTAGTTGATCAAATAAAATCAGCTGAGCAAACAACTGCCGTTGATGAATACATTGCTTATGTAAAAAGCAGAAGTGAGCGTGAACGGCAAGCGGAAAAAAAGATCAGTGGTGTGTTTACTGGCGCATATGCAGTGAATCCGTTTGATGGAAGAGAAATTCCGATCTGGATATCAGAATATGTATTAGCAGGGTATGGTACAGGTGCTATCATGGCGGTGCCATGCGGCGATGAACGTGATTTCAAATTTGCAAAGCATTTTAATATTCCCATCACTAACATTATTGGTAAACATTTTAATGGTGAAGATGCCAATGCAACAAAAGATGCAACGCTTGAAAACAGTGGTTTCTTAAATGGCACAGGCATGCGTGAAGCTGCTGAAATTGTAATTGGTAAGCTGGAGGAATTGGGAATTGGTACTCGCAAGGTAAATTACAGAATGCGTGATGCAGCGTTTAGTCGTCAGCGTTATTGGGGCGAACCGTTCCCGATTCAATGGAAAGAAGGAACAGCTTATGCGTTAAGCGAAACTGAATTGCCATTGCTGTTACCGGAAGTAGATAGTTATTCTCCCGGTCCTGAAGGTGAAGGTCCGTTGGCAAATATTCCTGAATGGGTGGCGAAAGAATTAGAAACAAACACGATGCCCGGCTATGCAGGTTCATCCTGGTATTTCTTACGTTATATGGATCCGCATAATGATAAAGCATTTTGTGATCGCAGTGTAAGTGATTACTGGAACCAGGTCGATATTTATATTGGTGGAACAGAGCATGCAGTTGGACATTTATTGTACAGCCGTATGTGGACGAAAGCCTTATATGATCTTGGACATATCGGCTACGATGAACCTTTTAAGAAATTGGTGAATCAAGGGATGATACAAGGTTCTTCCCGGTTTGTTTATCGCATTAACGGAACAAACACGTTTGTTTCAAAAGGTTTGTTGAAAGGTGATGAAGAATACGATGGTAAGAAATTAGATAAGCTTCATGTGGATGTAAACTTTGTTGATGGATATGAACTGGATATGGAAACATTCAGGAAATGGCGCAACAATGAACATGCAGGTGCAGAATTTATTTTAGAAGATGGTAAATACATCTGCGGCAGTGAAGTGGAGAAGATGAGTAAGAGCAAATTCAACACCGTCAACCCTGATGATCTTGTATCCAAATACGGTGCAGATACGTTCCGGATGTATGAAATGTTCCTTGGTCCGGTTGAGATCAGCAAACCCTGGGACACGAAGGGTATTGAAGGTGTACATCGCTTCATTAAAAAACTCTGGCGTTTGTTTTATGATGAAGTGAAAGGCCAGGTTTGGAATAACGATAAAGCAACTGATGCTGAACTGAAAGTATTACACAAGACCATTAAGAAAATTGAAGACGATACCGAACGTTTCAGTTTCAATACCGGTGTAAGTACGTTCATGATCGCTGTAAATGAACTCAGCGATCTCAAATGTCACAAGAAAGAAATCCTGGAGCAGTTGCTTATTCTTTTAACACCGTATGCACCGCATGTGAGTGAAGAGTTGTGGAGTGCATTGGGCAACAGTGGTTCTATTCTTGATGCTGCGTTTCCGAAATTTGAAGCGAAGTATGTAACTGAATCAACCAAAGATTACCCGGTTGCCATTAACGGTAAAACAAGAACCGAGTTAACATTGGATCTCAGCATTACACAAGCAGAAGTAGAACAGATCGTGTTGAACAACGAAGTGGTCTTGAAATGGCTCGATGGCAAACAACCAAAGAAGATCATTTATGTAAAGAACAAAATGATCAACGTAGTTATATAA
- a CDS encoding cell division protein FtsX yields MKRSKPSYLYSIIGVALVLFILGVLGWIFLNFQKVGNTLRENIQFHAWLSTTNKKSIDSLTTYVAAQPYVKSSAYINKEMAKEIYNKDGNESWENILDENPLPESVDFYAKADYVQKDSLDIITADLLTKFPGVISEVQYPKDLVNTLNERAQKVGLVLLIVAILLSAIVIVSIDTTIRLAMFSNRFLIKTMQMVGATRGFIARPMNVRAIINGLISSGIAIAAIWAVITWAESYIPDMKALRDPKIYLILFGSIILIGVGISLYSTHRSVMKYLRMKLDELY; encoded by the coding sequence ATGAAACGCTCGAAGCCATCTTACCTGTATAGTATTATAGGTGTGGCATTGGTGCTCTTCATTCTCGGTGTACTTGGATGGATCTTTTTAAACTTCCAGAAAGTGGGTAACACGTTGCGTGAAAATATCCAGTTTCATGCATGGCTGAGCACTACCAACAAAAAATCGATCGACAGTTTAACCACATACGTGGCAGCTCAACCTTATGTAAAATCATCGGCCTACATCAACAAAGAAATGGCCAAAGAAATTTACAACAAGGATGGCAACGAAAGCTGGGAAAATATTCTTGACGAAAACCCATTACCGGAAAGTGTGGATTTTTATGCCAAGGCAGACTATGTGCAGAAAGACAGTCTGGATATTATTACGGCAGATCTGCTGACGAAATTCCCCGGCGTGATCAGTGAAGTGCAATACCCCAAAGACTTAGTGAATACATTAAATGAACGGGCGCAGAAAGTGGGACTTGTGTTGCTGATCGTCGCCATTTTATTGAGTGCGATCGTGATCGTGTCGATCGATACCACTATTCGATTGGCCATGTTCAGCAACCGGTTTTTGATCAAAACCATGCAGATGGTGGGTGCTACCCGAGGGTTTATTGCCCGGCCGATGAACGTACGGGCGATCATCAACGGACTGATCAGTTCAGGTATTGCTATTGCTGCTATTTGGGCGGTGATCACCTGGGCCGAAAGCTATATTCCTGATATGAAGGCGCTTCGTGATCCGAAAATTTACCTCATTCTCTTTGGTTCCATTATTCTGATTGGCGTGGGCATTTCGCTGTACAGCACCCACCGAAGTGTGATGAAGTATTTGCGGATGAAACTCGACGAGTTGTATTAA
- a CDS encoding DUF3098 domain-containing protein, producing MSQKKTATIFTKENYKWMMIGAAAIIVGLLLMIGGKSADPNVFNKEEVYSFRRITLAPILIIAGLIIEIYAIMKKPKD from the coding sequence ATGAGTCAGAAAAAAACAGCAACGATTTTTACAAAAGAGAACTACAAATGGATGATGATCGGCGCAGCCGCTATTATTGTTGGCTTATTGCTGATGATCGGTGGAAAGAGCGCCGATCCAAATGTGTTCAATAAAGAGGAGGTGTACAGTTTCCGCAGAATTACTTTGGCACCGATTCTGATCATTGCCGGATTGATCATTGAGATCTACGCCATCATGAAAAAGCCAAAAGACTAA
- a CDS encoding undecaprenyl-diphosphate phosphatase: protein MTTFESIIIAIVEGLTEYLPVSSTGHMILAERLMEVPADNFTKLFTVAIQLGAILSVVVLYWKKFVDFKRWEFYAKLLVAVVPALLLGFLFSDQIDELLESPLTVSITLLVGGVVLLFIDNVFKQHTIHEEKDISFGKAFIIGLWQCVAMIPGVSRSAASIIGGMQQKLTRPLAAEFSFFLAVPTMAAATGYSLFLKDWTENGIEQKGYELILSSAQNTQAFIIGNVVAFVVAMLAIKFFIGFLQKHGFRLFGWYRIIAGIILLILIFTGYLK from the coding sequence TTGACTACATTTGAATCAATCATCATCGCCATTGTAGAAGGCTTAACTGAATATCTTCCTGTTTCATCTACCGGGCACATGATCCTTGCTGAACGGCTGATGGAAGTGCCGGCCGATAATTTTACCAAACTGTTTACCGTTGCCATACAGCTCGGTGCTATCCTCAGCGTAGTGGTGTTATACTGGAAAAAATTTGTTGATTTCAAACGCTGGGAATTTTATGCAAAGTTGCTGGTAGCTGTAGTACCTGCGTTGCTGCTGGGTTTTTTATTCAGCGACCAGATCGATGAATTACTGGAGAGTCCGCTTACTGTTTCAATTACGTTGTTGGTTGGTGGTGTTGTGTTGTTGTTTATTGACAACGTGTTCAAGCAACACACCATCCACGAAGAAAAAGATATTTCGTTTGGCAAAGCATTCATCATCGGTTTGTGGCAATGTGTGGCCATGATTCCCGGTGTTAGCCGCAGTGCCGCCAGTATTATTGGTGGTATGCAGCAAAAACTTACTCGCCCATTAGCAGCTGAGTTTTCTTTTTTTCTTGCAGTACCAACCATGGCCGCTGCAACAGGCTACTCCTTGTTTTTGAAAGACTGGACAGAAAACGGCATTGAGCAAAAAGGATATGAATTGATTCTTTCATCTGCCCAAAACACACAGGCATTTATTATCGGGAACGTAGTTGCCTTTGTGGTTGCCATGCTCGCCATCAAATTTTTTATAGGCTTTTTACAAAAGCACGGCTTTCGTTTGTTTGGCTGGTACAGAATTATTGCAGGCATCATTTTGCTCATTCTTATCTTCACGGGTTATCTCAAATAG
- a CDS encoding MFS transporter — MQTAPKKIVNAWTMYDWANSVYNLVITSTMFPAYYEEVTRGDSGTGVVRFLGRDFVNTALYNYALGIAFLIVAILSPILSSIADFKGNKKHFMRFFAILGSISCSMLFFFRGENLNLGIGMIILACIGFWGSLVFYNSYLPEIAAEEDRDRISAKGFSMGYIGSVILQLVCFVILFNKEWFGFTTGEALRSSFLLVGIWWFLFSLIPLAILPITPKTERKSKHNVLANGFFELKKVWHQVMQMPVLKRYLTSFFFYNMGVQTVMLAATLYGKSELGIPVNNLIIAILLIQLVAIAGAFTISKISSMIGNIQTLMIVVALWIVLCYVGYLIPKGGIYEFYGLAVAVGFVMGGIQSLSRSTYSKLMPKTKDTTSFFSFYDVTEKIAIVIGMFSFGLITELFNGSQRNSVLALMGFFAIGLVFLWHTLRTQKKEQIKQS, encoded by the coding sequence ATGCAAACAGCTCCAAAGAAAATTGTAAATGCATGGACCATGTATGATTGGGCCAACAGTGTTTACAATCTTGTTATTACATCAACCATGTTTCCGGCTTATTACGAAGAAGTAACCAGGGGCGATTCGGGCACAGGCGTGGTTCGTTTCCTGGGACGGGACTTTGTAAACACAGCCTTGTATAATTATGCATTGGGCATTGCATTTTTGATCGTAGCCATTCTTTCGCCCATTTTATCATCCATTGCAGATTTTAAAGGAAACAAAAAACATTTCATGCGGTTCTTCGCTATTCTTGGGAGTATTTCCTGCAGCATGTTGTTTTTCTTTAGAGGAGAGAATCTTAATCTCGGTATTGGCATGATCATTCTTGCCTGTATTGGTTTTTGGGGAAGCCTTGTTTTTTACAATTCTTACTTACCTGAAATTGCCGCAGAAGAAGACAGAGACCGCATCAGCGCAAAGGGTTTCAGCATGGGTTATATTGGCAGTGTTATTTTGCAACTTGTTTGTTTTGTTATATTGTTTAATAAAGAATGGTTTGGTTTTACAACCGGTGAAGCGTTGCGTTCTTCATTTTTACTGGTAGGTATCTGGTGGTTTTTATTTTCGTTGATCCCATTAGCCATCTTACCCATTACTCCAAAAACAGAACGAAAGAGCAAACACAATGTTCTGGCAAATGGTTTTTTTGAATTAAAGAAAGTATGGCACCAGGTAATGCAAATGCCTGTATTGAAACGTTACCTTACCTCCTTCTTCTTTTACAATATGGGTGTTCAGACTGTTATGCTGGCAGCAACCTTATACGGAAAGAGCGAACTGGGGATCCCTGTTAACAATCTCATCATCGCCATCCTGTTGATACAATTGGTTGCCATTGCCGGCGCTTTCACTATTTCCAAGATCAGCAGTATGATCGGCAATATTCAAACGCTTATGATTGTTGTTGCACTATGGATCGTGCTGTGTTATGTTGGGTACCTGATTCCAAAGGGTGGCATTTATGAATTTTACGGATTGGCTGTTGCCGTTGGGTTTGTAATGGGCGGTATTCAATCGTTGAGCCGTTCAACTTATTCAAAGCTTATGCCCAAAACAAAAGACACCACTTCCTTTTTTAGCTTCTATGATGTAACAGAAAAGATCGCTATCGTGATCGGGATGTTTAGCTTTGGCCTTATCACAGAGTTGTTCAATGGCTCACAGCGTAATTCTGTACTCGCCTTGATGGGCTTCTTTGCAATTGGCCTGGTGTTTCTTTGGCATACACTTCGCACACAAAAGAAGGAACAAATAAAACAGTCATGA
- a CDS encoding MBL fold metallo-hydrolase, with protein MNLYTINTGNFKLDGGAMFGVVPKVMWNKLNPADENNLCSWAMRCLLIEDGNRLILIDNGIGDKQDEKFLGHYHLHGDNTLEKSLAKYGFGKDDITDVFLTHLHFDHCGGSIVRDGDKFVPAFKNATFWSNEQHWEWATKPNDREKASFLKENILPIEESGQLKFVVPGEKKFHQLPSSSFAAGIDIRYVSGHTESMMLPQIQYKGKTIVYMADLLPSAAHLPIPYVMAYDTRPLQTLNEKKEFLAEAAENDYILFFEHDPHIECCSLQQTEKGVRMKDAFRLDEL; from the coding sequence ATGAACCTTTATACGATCAATACAGGAAATTTCAAGTTAGATGGAGGTGCTATGTTTGGTGTAGTACCTAAAGTAATGTGGAATAAACTAAACCCGGCCGATGAAAATAATTTGTGCAGTTGGGCCATGCGTTGTTTGCTGATTGAAGATGGAAATCGTTTGATCTTGATCGATAATGGCATTGGTGATAAACAGGATGAAAAATTTCTTGGTCATTATCACTTACATGGCGATAATACATTGGAAAAATCGTTAGCAAAATATGGTTTTGGAAAAGATGATATTACCGATGTGTTTTTAACGCATTTGCATTTTGATCATTGTGGTGGAAGTATTGTACGTGATGGCGATAAATTTGTTCCTGCATTTAAGAATGCAACATTCTGGAGTAATGAACAACACTGGGAATGGGCCACTAAACCCAACGACAGAGAGAAAGCTTCGTTCTTAAAAGAAAATATTTTACCAATTGAAGAAAGCGGACAATTAAAGTTTGTGGTACCGGGTGAAAAAAAGTTTCATCAGCTACCTTCTTCATCATTTGCTGCAGGTATTGATATCCGTTATGTGAGCGGACATACAGAAAGTATGATGTTGCCGCAGATCCAATACAAAGGAAAAACAATTGTGTACATGGCAGATCTGTTACCCTCGGCTGCACATTTACCTATTCCCTATGTAATGGCGTATGATACAAGACCTTTGCAAACATTAAATGAAAAGAAAGAATTCTTAGCCGAAGCTGCGGAGAATGATTACATCTTATTCTTCGAGCATGATCCGCACATTGAATGTTGCAGCTTACAACAAACAGAAAAAGGTGTGCGGATGAAAGATGCGTTTCGGTTGGATGAGTTGTAA
- a CDS encoding DUF3108 domain-containing protein, with the protein MKIITAFLTLLLVSFTPASTQTGDEFCGGIRNSAWQTGESIKYNVYYTLAGVYVNGGEANFNINLERYNGKPVYHIIGDGKTNSFFDGLFKVRDKYESFIDTNTLQPYKFIRNILEGDFKKFETVTFNQGANTATSQGGTFKTPECVQDVLSAIYYSRNIDFNKYKPNDRIPFNMFIDDKTYGLYIRYLGKETIKTKYGRFNAIKFKPLLIEGTIFKGGEKMTVWVTDDANRIPVRIESPISVGSVKVDMMGYRNTRHKMTALISTR; encoded by the coding sequence ATGAAGATCATTACGGCCTTCTTAACCTTGTTGCTTGTATCATTTACACCTGCTTCTACACAAACGGGTGATGAATTCTGTGGTGGTATCCGCAACTCAGCATGGCAAACCGGTGAATCGATCAAATACAATGTGTATTATACGCTTGCCGGAGTTTATGTAAATGGCGGTGAAGCGAATTTTAATATTAACCTTGAACGATATAATGGAAAACCGGTGTACCATATTATCGGTGATGGAAAAACAAATTCGTTCTTTGATGGTTTGTTTAAAGTAAGGGATAAGTACGAGAGTTTTATTGACACAAATACATTGCAACCCTACAAGTTCATCCGGAATATTTTAGAAGGTGATTTTAAAAAATTTGAAACAGTTACATTTAACCAGGGAGCTAATACTGCAACCTCGCAGGGTGGTACGTTTAAAACACCGGAATGTGTACAGGATGTATTGAGTGCAATTTATTATTCACGGAATATTGATTTTAATAAATACAAACCGAACGACCGTATTCCCTTCAATATGTTTATTGATGATAAGACCTATGGTTTATATATACGTTACCTCGGAAAGGAAACCATCAAAACAAAATACGGACGTTTCAACGCCATCAAGTTTAAACCATTGTTGATAGAAGGAACAATTTTTAAAGGAGGCGAAAAAATGACGGTATGGGTTACTGATGATGCCAACCGTATTCCTGTTCGAATTGAAAGCCCTATATCAGTTGGCAGTGTAAAAGTAGATATGATGGGCTATCGCAATACACGTCATAAAATGACGGCATTGATCAGTACACGATAA
- a CDS encoding lysylphosphatidylglycerol synthase domain-containing protein: MKLQPDLPLAWQQMKNAFTGSDSWKLWLAIALMPVNWGLETYKWYFLVNRFVPLSFQKAFESVLSGLSLAVNTPNRIGEYGGRVLYLPANFRMQGIALTLVSSVGQLLVTLICGWIALQLLQPQLYKVQLGGTHFSGVLLRVFGFSVLFFTAITALFFFRMQLLARMLQWIPWLKEKLSFTSVLQGLSNKTYLAILFYSFLRFLVFALQYLLIWQALQVELPLWEGFWSIALIFLVMAIVPGFAIADVGIRGAVALSIVSVFSANSVAILAGTAGIWLLNLVLPALIGSLLLLTIKLFKER; encoded by the coding sequence GTGAAGCTTCAACCCGACTTACCTCTTGCATGGCAGCAAATGAAAAATGCGTTTACCGGCAGCGATAGCTGGAAACTATGGCTGGCCATTGCACTGATGCCTGTAAACTGGGGTTTGGAAACATATAAATGGTATTTTCTTGTCAACAGGTTTGTGCCATTATCGTTTCAAAAAGCATTTGAGTCGGTGTTAAGTGGATTGTCGTTAGCGGTAAATACGCCCAATCGCATTGGAGAGTATGGAGGGCGGGTACTTTATTTGCCGGCGAATTTCCGGATGCAGGGAATAGCGTTAACCCTCGTGAGCAGTGTGGGTCAATTGCTGGTAACATTGATCTGTGGATGGATCGCATTGCAATTGCTGCAGCCGCAGTTATATAAGGTGCAACTGGGAGGAACACATTTTTCAGGAGTTTTGTTACGGGTGTTTGGTTTTTCGGTCTTGTTTTTTACAGCCATCACTGCTTTGTTCTTTTTCAGAATGCAATTGTTGGCGAGAATGTTGCAATGGATCCCGTGGCTAAAAGAAAAGTTATCATTTACCAGCGTGTTGCAAGGCTTATCGAACAAGACGTATCTTGCGATCCTGTTTTATTCGTTTTTACGATTCTTGGTTTTTGCATTACAGTACTTATTAATATGGCAGGCGCTGCAGGTTGAACTGCCTTTGTGGGAAGGATTCTGGAGCATTGCATTGATCTTTTTAGTAATGGCTATAGTACCGGGGTTTGCCATTGCAGATGTGGGAATAAGGGGTGCGGTGGCATTGAGTATTGTAAGTGTGTTCAGTGCAAACAGTGTGGCTATCCTTGCAGGTACAGCAGGCATTTGGCTACTCAACCTCGTACTACCGGCATTGATTGGGAGTTTGTTGTTGTTGACGATTAAATTATTTAAAGAACGATGA
- the ruvC gene encoding crossover junction endodeoxyribonuclease RuvC, which yields MQSFSKIILGIDPGTVIMGYGLIGIKQNQLHLIEMDVLKLTKHKDVYIRLQLIHEKVKEVIETHHPTDFAIEAPFFGKNVQSMLKLGRAQGVAIATAMSAGLSVTEYSPKKVKQAVTGNGNADKEQVWKMLQHYLQFKAKPKYFDATDALSVALCHHFQTSGTVLKSTGKLKGWDDFLKQNPGRIKK from the coding sequence TTGCAAAGTTTTTCGAAAATCATTCTGGGGATCGATCCGGGAACTGTGATCATGGGTTACGGACTCATCGGTATTAAACAAAATCAATTGCATTTGATCGAGATGGATGTATTGAAGTTGACCAAACATAAAGATGTGTACATCCGTCTGCAACTCATTCATGAAAAAGTAAAAGAAGTAATTGAAACCCATCACCCAACCGATTTTGCAATTGAAGCCCCCTTTTTTGGAAAAAATGTACAGAGTATGCTCAAACTCGGAAGAGCGCAAGGTGTTGCTATTGCAACTGCTATGAGTGCGGGTTTATCGGTTACAGAATACTCACCCAAAAAAGTAAAACAGGCTGTTACCGGGAATGGCAATGCCGACAAAGAACAGGTTTGGAAAATGCTGCAACACTATCTGCAGTTCAAAGCCAAACCAAAATACTTTGATGCAACCGACGCATTGTCTGTTGCTTTGTGCCATCATTTTCAAACATCCGGCACCGTATTAAAATCTACTGGTAAACTAAAAGGCTGGGATGATTTTTTGAAACAAAATCCGGGTAGAATAAAAAAATAG
- a CDS encoding HIT family protein: MKKGALLQRVFFYLRSKLFGGMSIFSKIIAGEIPSYKIAESDRFFAFLDIFPLAEGHTLVVPKKETDKIFDVDDADLAELLLFAKPIAKAIEASFPCDRVGIAAIGLEVPHAHLHLVPINSADDLNFTRAKLKLTEEQMKAAQQKILDHLNQQQA, from the coding sequence ATGAAAAAGGGAGCATTATTACAACGTGTCTTCTTTTATCTTCGTTCAAAATTGTTTGGCGGCATGAGTATTTTTTCAAAGATCATTGCGGGCGAAATACCATCTTACAAGATCGCAGAGAGCGATCGTTTTTTTGCATTTCTTGATATATTTCCTTTAGCTGAAGGTCATACGCTCGTTGTTCCCAAAAAGGAAACTGATAAAATTTTTGATGTAGATGATGCAGATCTGGCGGAGTTGTTGTTGTTTGCAAAACCAATTGCCAAAGCTATTGAAGCATCATTTCCATGCGATCGGGTGGGCATTGCTGCCATTGGGTTGGAAGTGCCGCATGCACATTTGCATCTTGTACCCATCAACAGTGCCGATGATCTGAATTTTACACGTGCAAAATTGAAATTAACCGAAGAGCAGATGAAAGCTGCTCAACAAAAAATACTGGACCATTTAAACCAACAGCAAGCATGA
- the greA gene encoding transcription elongation factor GreA, whose protein sequence is MSVNYVTKETLERLQAELQHMRGVERPAASRAIAEAREKGDLKENAEYDAAKEAQGMLEAKINQLENVLANARVLDETTIDTSRVAILTKVTITNLATKKKLTYQIVSEQEADLKAGKISVSSPIGKGLLGKEIGDVAEVQVPAGVVKFKIEDITV, encoded by the coding sequence ATGAGTGTCAATTATGTAACCAAAGAAACACTGGAGCGATTACAGGCCGAACTTCAGCATATGCGTGGAGTGGAACGTCCTGCTGCATCAAGAGCCATCGCCGAAGCAAGAGAAAAAGGTGATTTGAAAGAAAATGCAGAATACGATGCGGCCAAAGAAGCGCAGGGAATGCTGGAAGCAAAGATCAACCAATTGGAAAATGTGCTGGCCAACGCCCGTGTGTTGGATGAAACAACGATTGATACAAGCCGTGTTGCCATATTAACCAAAGTAACCATTACCAACCTGGCTACAAAAAAGAAGCTTACGTACCAGATCGTAAGTGAACAGGAAGCTGATCTGAAAGCCGGAAAAATTTCTGTTTCTTCTCCTATTGGAAAAGGATTGCTGGGAAAAGAAATTGGCGATGTGGCTGAAGTACAGGTGCCGGCAGGTGTTGTAAAATTTAAGATCGAAGATATTACGGTGTAA
- a CDS encoding VF530 family protein has translation MNQSNDPLHGKTLEMIVTKLVDHFGWEELGQLIRINCFTSNPSIKSSLTFLRKTPWARKKVEELYLSII, from the coding sequence ATGAATCAATCAAATGATCCGCTGCACGGCAAAACATTGGAAATGATCGTCACAAAACTGGTAGATCATTTTGGCTGGGAAGAGCTGGGGCAGTTGATCCGCATCAATTGTTTTACCAGTAATCCAAGTATCAAATCAAGTTTAACCTTTCTGCGCAAAACGCCATGGGCCAGGAAGAAAGTAGAGGAATTGTATTTGTCGATCATATAA